The Bacteroides fragilis NCTC 9343 genome includes the window TAGTAGTATATACTCTCACGCAAACGCCACGTCTTTGAGGACAAGAATCCAAGGCCGGAGATTTACTTTTCTCGACCAGCACTTCGCGTCCTTTTCTTACTAATTGCTGAATTGTAGGCATTTTAAATTGTTTTTTAATTTATATTATTGTTATATTAATTTCGTAACTATACATTTTGGGCTGCAAAAATACGAATAATATTTGAATAATCAATGCACTACATCTTTTTTTTAATTTTTAAGAGCTTATTTCCGGAAAATCATTTCATCAGAAAGATTTTTAGGTGTAGCCATCCGTACATTAAGGCTACACCCTCCCTCTCGAATGGCTACACCCATCGCACCGGATGGCTACACCCTTTTTATTTTCAGGCTTCTCCTTTTATATCTAATATAGGAGGAGTATCCACTCCGTCTTCCTGCAATCGGATAGGACCGAATGCACGTTCATATTTAGCTATATTTTCTTCAAGCGCCCTTTGCAAACGTTTGGCATGTTCGGGAGCAAGAATCACACGCGACTGTACCCCTGCTTTTGGCAACCCGGGCAATACACGCACAAAGTCGAGTACAAACTCCGAACTTGAATGTGTAATGATAGCCAGATTCGCATAGGTTCCTTGAGCCACTTCCTCTTTTAATTCTATTTGTAATTGATTATCGGGATTTTGATTTTCCATATCTTTTATTATTGATTGATTCTAATTCTTCTGCTACAAAGATACAGATTATGTTTTATAGTAAAGACAAATGCCTTGCACTCTTTTCCATAGAATGCAAGGCATACGAAAACAATTTTTTATTTGAATCCAAAGCATTTTTTAATCAAT containing:
- a CDS encoding DUF3467 domain-containing protein — its product is MENQNPDNQLQIELKEEVAQGTYANLAIITHSSSEFVLDFVRVLPGLPKAGVQSRVILAPEHAKRLQRALEENIAKYERAFGPIRLQEDGVDTPPILDIKGEA